The Ictalurus punctatus breed USDA103 chromosome 17, Coco_2.0, whole genome shotgun sequence sequence TGTGATGCTCCTGTACCTGAGTCTGTGAATATCCCCCATTTCCTCTTGACTAAATTGGTTcagttctctctgtctgttttctgCTACTGTATCCAGGCAGGCTTGCCTGCATTGCATAAACAGACACTAATAAAATCACACATTCTGCCATTACCTAACTGCTTATGGACTACACTAACATTATATCAGTCACATGAGATTTAGTTTAGGAAATTCTGTTAATTGTGCCAGACTAAATTTAATTCCAGCAGACATCTACAAGTAACTTATGGCTATGGTTAATTTGTAACTAGATTCAAAAGcttagcctgtggctttcagctACACAATGAAATGAATTCATAATTGAAATTACTTAAACTAATATAATCTATGCTTCCCACAGGAATAGTCAAggtaatttatttttcttatccTCTGTACAGTTAAAGACATCACAACTGTTCAATTAATAACaggataataataagaagaaaaagaacaggTCATTTTTACAGTGGAAAAGGGATAGGTTTTAGCATTGTCAAAGCCAAATGCACAACATCATCTCTTAAAATCATAGCTCTGTGTTTTGGAATAATGGTAAACAGTGGTTCACAGAGACCTCTATTGCAAAGTGGCAAGAAATTTAAGATATGTCtctcatgaaaaataaaactcacaaattttaaagtgtaaaaagaaaagtttaaaaCAACGCATAGAAACCTGCTCACCATAATCTACACAATCCGTGAATATAAAACTGTGACGTATGTAGACTGAAATGTGTCTGACCTGAGGGCCCCATTTTGCACGTCTCTGATGTTTTCAGTGCTGGTCTTTCCCTGGCTTTGGCTTTTGGCTTGTGCACCTGTGGGCTGTGAGGAGTTCTTTACTGGGGAGAAGAGACACCTCGGCTCCGGTCTGCTGGACACAGCTCTACTAAAACAGATACATTTTTTACTGATGctttgtgagaaaaaaaaatttatgctGAATAAAAGTTAAGAACAGCagataaataaagtaataatttttatatttatatttatatttatatatatatatatatatatatatatatatatatatatatatatatatatatatatatatatatataaaggatcTTCACAGTCTGCAGAGATTGATGTTTCTTCTCATGTGTTAATCCTGTAATTAGGTCTATACTTATACAACCCTTTAGTACAATAAAGACATAAAATAATTGATGTATGAAAGAGATATAATGTAATGCTACATATAtttgaaattaataaaatatagaagCCTTTAAAAATGGAGGCAATTAACTTGAAAATTAATTAATGGTTTTTCTATcaaatttttttcagtattgtGTAATATATTGCATGACATTCATACAGcaaaagagatttaaaaaaaaaaaaaaggaaaaaagaaaagaaaaagaaaagaactatCTATAGAAAAGAGCTATATCACCAAATGAGATCCCAAGTGTACTGAAAAGGAAGAGGTTGCACATTTTTCTAGGATGCACATTTTTCTAGGATGCACTTGTAGATTGGACCATGATAGGCTCTTAGGATTAAATATGTTATTGCATtctaaataataacacagattTCCCTCTTTTTCAAAATAATCTGGCAAAATTTCAACAATAAGACTTGCACCTCAACAGGATTGCTCATGTAAAATAGCAATGCTTTACAGCATATAAGGTGACGATGAATGTCAATTTATTCGAGCaattcaatcacacacaccctgagaagatcacctcacacacaccgtCAGGTGGAGAAAGCACATGAGCATAAAGAGTGAAGTGTGTGCTTTTTTACGTGGATGTGTTAGTGACTGACCGTTGCTTCACAGGAGAATGAGGAGATGTAGGGATCCAGGGCACTGATGCCTCTCTCTGTGGTAACTGACTTTCTCTGAGCTTGGATGAAACAGTGGGCTGCTGGAAAGCAGCATCACGAACATGAACACTTGGCTGTAGAAATTAAGGGAACAGAGTTAACCTTAAACACATGTAGTTAAAGCATGAATTTCCATGTTTAAAATCTGTTATATTTAATTCTAATACAATGATCTCACGAATATGATCTCCCAAGTATGACCATGAACTCTTTTATTATTACctaatacatacattttaagtagagatgcaccaatgtatcggTAGATACCGATTATCgaccgatacatcggtgcatctctacttaaaatggctatttttcacgctatAGGCCTGTTTTATATGTCTATTACCAAATTAGCCCTGCTTCTCTTGCTaatcagggtttttttcccctgatgaaCCAGAGCATTAAAGATGTAAAAATTCACTGGATCATATTTTTGATGGTGAGCCCAAGTCTCACCTTGCGCTTGTCTGGATGGGCAGCACCACTAGATGATTTAGGGATGTCCATTTCTGGCCCTCTCCgactctccccctctctcagtTCCCACATGTGCACCAGGTTCTGGATCCCAGCCTTCAGAACCTCCTTTCGCTCTTGGTCGAAGATTTGTCCTGCTTTCAATCCCCGGCCCGCCGCTCTTCTGTCTGAGTAAATAGAACAAATAGTGCTAAGAACATTCCTTTACAATGTCTATGCTCTCCATATCAAGCAgaacaaatatttttgttttaataattaaatttagCAATATGTCTACATTCTCAGTTTAGGAGGCATTGCAGCTTGCTCTATTTAAGAGTGTGTTAACAGAATGAAGCATGATAAAATGGTGGAAGTTATCAAAACTGAAAAATCATCACATGCCCAGTTGAAAATCTCAAGGCAATTTAAAGGCACAGCTCAAAACTCAAGGAATGATTTATTAAATGTCTACATGTATAAAAACTGAGTTTCTAGCAAGGTCCAAGAGTAGATTTTGGCTTTCACATTAGCAAAACAGCATGTCTTATCTTGCCTTAATGAGTATGCCATTTGGAGCTTTTCGGTGCCAAGTTCCAAATATGGGGTGAGGTCAGTCATGGCAAAACAAATTAGCATTGTGAATTATTCATCACTGCAGCATGCATAAACTAGTACAACCAAAGAGCAGGTATTAAAATTGAGGAAGGCCTGGTCCtcaaattataaaattataattagTCTTAAAGAGAACGTTTACTGAAATTGAGTTGTGTTGTCTATGAGTTGTCTACActctttattttacattaacacTGTATTTTTAAGAGTTTTCTTGGCATGTCTGATCTCCTTTCATCACCATTATGCTCACTTTATAAACACTTatattctttataatttatttgtttttgactAACTTCTTATTCCAGTTTTTTGAATGATTATGTCTGCATTAGTCATTTAACCTTATGGAAAATAGTGGATGGAGTTATATTCCATGAGTAAcgttcattttcttcttcttattatacTTTCTTTAAAGAGATGGTAGCTTACTCTTTTTTGGAGCTGATGACTTCTTTGGTTGTCGGGCGTCTTTGGCAGTCTGGGCCTGGGGAAAACGAGGAATGGACGTACTGCGTCCACTGACCCTGGAAGTCCTTTCTCTTACAGGAGAGATACTCTGCATATATGGCTCCTGCTGACTATCCTGCTTACTGAGCACCAAGTCCAGCGTCTGAGTGGGAATTGTAAGAGTTTAACATCACTCCCTTCAATGCACTCATACATGTGCATCTCATATCAAAGAtatgaatatcatggaaaagttcattttttcccaaaatttaattttaaaaagtggaactttcttatattaaagattcattacacataaagtaaaatatttcaagcctgttttttgttttagttttaatcttaatctttaatcaaaaatccagcagctcaaaaaaattatcattttttgagatgcacctgtatatcaATCAGACATCCCAAAGGTGgattcaggaaaaaaataacaatacatAAAGTCTGTCATTACTTCTAACTTCTGTAGGATGTCCAGTGTGGTCTCTGGTACAGCTGAGCCCTGGCTCGCATCCACCTTGGCAGAGCAGAGCGAAAGCTGGCGTATGAGCTGACCCAGCTCTTTACACTGGGCAGGTACTCTACTCTCAGCAGGGTCTGACAGCTGATGAATGAACGCCTTCATGGCTCGGACTGCCCCGCGATGAGCCGCTGCCAACCTGTTCACTGCCCTGCACTGAAAAAGATAACAAATAAAGCAAGTTAGTCCCAGAAGGGTTCATTCTTATGCCATAAAACATCCTTAATGCCACCAATCACTTACCTTATTGGTAGGCCTTACACTCTGAGAACGCAGCTTGTCTAAATCCTCCTGAATTTCTTTCACctagatatatacatataaatcattaatattatttaatacaataaatattGCAATATAAGTCTACAGCAGCAGTGAAAATTTTGACACacccaaagttttttttttttttttacggtttAATCACTAATAGTGCAgtagataaaaacaaaaagatgcaAATTGGCAATTAAATGAGGTCAAAACATTAAACAAGTCATTCAGTAACAacaaattatttgtatttaaagacTTATTAACTGACATAAAATAAAGTAGTGCATTATTAAAGCAATGTGTACTTGGAggctaaaaataataaaagcctAATGTGTTTTAATGTCAAGAATGCAACAAATGCCAATAATGCAGCtgaaacagaaatatatacagtagactatatacagtcatgtaaaaTTATAAATCAAAATATCACAAGTTAACAGATACTCTATTGTTagtccattttttaaatttaatttgaaaaatatattttaattccaGAAGAGATACAAATGCACCCTATAGCAAATCTCCCTCAAAAACATTGTAACAATGCAAAAACTAAAGAGGGAAAGAGATACATTGGTTCTCAAACACCCATTGAAcgggaaatgtttaaaaagcataaaaacatTCTTTCCGCAAGGGCACTTTGAACATTAATTAAGCGCATATGAAATGTGTTGCATTGCAGATGTACTGACCTGCTGCTGCAAGACGTAGATAATCCGTGCAGAGCGAGCAGCCTGCTCCTGCTGGCGGATCTCGATCCTGCGCTTCTCGTCTGGCTCCACACTCTCCACTATTCTTCCTGCAGAGGACAACACACTCCATCCATACAGAcactataaaataaaagtattaagaGATGTGACCAGCCTTACCCTTATTCACAAGCTGCTCTATTCTTTGGACGTAAGTCTCCAGCTCCTTCTGTAGTTTGCGGATCTCTTTGCTAAGCTGTGGCTCATTGCTGATGACTTTTATTCCAGGGTCTCTGCTTGAAGGAGACTGCTCTTGTTCAGCCTTAAACGGTTGAAAGAGCTTCTGAGGAGTATATACAAGCACCTGTTTGAATGACTTTGTCTGCGTCTTTGGACATCCTTCTGTTGTCCTCTGCCTAGTTTTAATGCAAAGCCCATTCTAGGTTTGAAGAAGAAACAACAAGCGTGGATTACTGTTCATTACATGACTGTTATATGCCGACATCTTCATGTAACTATTTCACATTTACCAAGTTACTAGTACCTGCTGATTGTCAGTTTTATTCTTATCTGGACTTGGAGGCCTCGCACTTGTCTTTTGTGACAGACTATTTATGGATTCCTGTCGTTTTCTGCGCAAGTCTTTTTTGGCTAGTCTCACTGCAGCCTGTAGTTGATCCTCAGAGAGAACGGAAAGGCGTAAGGAGCTGCTACAGCTCTCACTAGCATTCTGTTGCTCCCGATGAGCTATAAGCTTCTCAATCACAATAGGACCTGGAGAACCTACTTGAGTTGCTCGGTTCAGGACATTGGTCGGCAAGGAAAGATTAAACAAAAGCTGTGGGAAAGATGGCAGATAGAGGGTTAGTTAGATAGAGGGAAGTTGTTCTTATTGAAAAgcaatcatttttaaagtaacgGAATGAGATTCTCTTGGCTAAATTACTGAGTCATCTATAATGGACGTGTATGCAGTTTCACCCAGTAGTGATTTTACCCACTGTATTTTTTATCAGGTACAACTTCAATATAGGTAGTACAATATACTACCATGATGCAACACCCAACAATAGATAGTACACATAAGGTGCACAAACAACAGTGTGTACAAAATATACAATGCATActcaggacaataaatacacaagaaAATGCACGCTAATTACATgggacattcattcattttcagtaactggtttattctggtcagggtctcCGTGGATCTAGAGCCAATCCTGGTAAAAGTGGGTGTAAGGcaggagtacaccctggatgggacaccagtccatcaccaggcaccatgcatacacattcacattcagtCACACCTATGAGCAAGTTAGTGTAGCCAATCTACCTAAAACACAGCATTTTGGTTTTCTTTAGTACTACCCTGAAtaagttatttcacataactgatgtttacatacagtccacaagacacaataataactgaatttacacaaatgaaccaggtCAAAAGTTGACGAAGATCAACGATGATCGAGGACTTTTTTGTGATAGTTATTTATGAGGCAGTTTTagtgtttaaaacaaacaaggaactcattaacaactatcacaaaacataaaaaaggtcGTTGATCAttcaggtaacaacacacagtattaataaacattttgcagTTTCTgctaggtgtatgtaaacttatgacctcaactgtacatgCATAttccttggaggtgtgaggaaactggagaaccatGAGGAAACCCAAGCAGACGCATCTTTTATGTGAAACCCcacacagaaaacagaaaaaccGATGGAGTAGTAAAAAGCGTCTCATTGTAGCATAATAACAGTGTAAACAATAACTAtatcagtcagtacgtttacatggacaacaataatccaatattaacccgattaagacaatactccaATTAAGCAACTACCATGTAAATGGcaattttaattaccttaatccgattaaagtcatacttgaagtaaacacaaatggaattaagacatgtggaccgcatttagtcgcattatggaggtgtattacagacatgtaaacaccttaatcacattattaacgtcgtgtgagagttttgactgaattttgcgacaggacacgatcacacacggcagtgctcaaccgtttttcGGAaaaaagagagcacggctgcgtctgaaaccgcatacttacctactataggcctgtagtaggtgaa is a genomic window containing:
- the kiaa0753 gene encoding protein moonraker isoform X1, which gives rise to MSTDYQRGSPVRAAGDIHKYMENGAWVKKDSLDRIPGPQTQLLFNLSLPTNVLNRATQVGSPGPIVIEKLIAHREQQNASESCSSSLRLSVLSEDQLQAAVRLAKKDLRRKRQESINSLSQKTSARPPSPDKNKTDNQQNGLCIKTRQRTTEGCPKTQTKSFKQVLVYTPQKLFQPFKAEQEQSPSSRDPGIKVISNEPQLSKEIRKLQKELETYVQRIEQLVNKGRIVESVEPDEKRRIEIRQQEQAARSARIIYVLQQQVKEIQEDLDKLRSQSVRPTNKCRAVNRLAAAHRGAVRAMKAFIHQLSDPAESRVPAQCKELGQLIRQLSLCSAKVDASQGSAVPETTLDILQKLETLDLVLSKQDSQQEPYMQSISPVRERTSRVSGRSTSIPRFPQAQTAKDARQPKKSSAPKKNRRAAGRGLKAGQIFDQERKEVLKAGIQNLVHMWELREGESRRGPEMDIPKSSSGAAHPDKRKPSVHVRDAAFQQPTVSSKLRESQLPQREASVPWIPTSPHSPVKQRRAVSSRPEPRCLFSPVKNSSQPTGAQAKSQSQGKTSTENIRDVQNGALRQACLDTVAENRQRELNQFSQEEMGDIHRLRAEAGSPTQWNEGAEQATRERLQLLLDCVQAAVSTDVEATAGAVQREDKEHDALLQDPMLDNMLLRMEEIEKDEEEVRRRFAMISYSDPLLWDMDTGAQRKHNSSRPASPQPIRLTKPAQRLTTTGDIVLQRPVETGGGSENSLMDEEPPDAVPSCPSTDRAQKKGGVRLNVPCCIQKNIQRYREEHDSYLHLVSHAAVGSFNPWAVAESLAEELIMEALAEVAREFQDVCEEYAEAIFTSEFLQPIQSPSPSVS
- the kiaa0753 gene encoding protein moonraker isoform X5; its protein translation is MSTDYQRGSPVRAAGDIHKYMENGAWVKKDSLDRIPGPQTQLLFNLSLPTNVLNRATQVGSPGPIVIEKLIAHREQQNASESCSSSLRLSVLSEDQLQAAVRLAKKDLRRKRQESINSLSQKTSARPPSPDKNKTDNQQNGLCIKTRQRTTEGCPKTQTKSFKQVLVYTPQKLFQPFKAEQEQSPSSRDPGIKVISNEPQLSKEIRKLQKELETYVQRIEQLVNKGRIVESVEPDEKRRIEIRQQEQAARSARIIYVLQQQVKEIQEDLDKLRSQSVRPTNKCRAVNRLAAAHRGAVRAMKAFIHQLSDPAESRVPAQCKELGQLIRQLSLCSAKVDASQGSAVPETTLDILQKLETLDLVLSKQDSQQEPYMQSISPVRERTSRVSGRSTSIPRFPQAQTAKDARQPKKSSAPKKNRRAAGRGLKAGQIFDQERKEVLKAGIQNLVHMWELREGESRRGPEMDIPKSSSGAAHPDKRKPSVHVRDAAFQQPTVSSKLRESQLPQREASVPWIPTSPHSPVKQRRAVSSRPEPRCLFSPVKNSSQPTGAQAKSQSQGKTSTENIRDVQNGALRQACLDTVAENRQRELNQFSQEEMGDIHRLRAEAGSPTQWNEGAEQATRERLQLLLDCVQKDEEEVRRRFAMISYSDPLLWDMDTGAQRKHNSSRPASPQPIRLTKPAQRLTTTGDIVLQRPVETGGGSENSLMDEEPPDAVPSCPSTDRAQKKGGVRLNVPCCIQKNIQRYREEHDSYLHLVSHAAVGSFNPWAVAESLAEELIMEALAEVAREFQDVCEEYAEAIFTSEFLQPIQSPSPSVS
- the kiaa0753 gene encoding protein moonraker isoform X3: MRSTCLNSICVYFKYDFNRIKLLFNLSLPTNVLNRATQVGSPGPIVIEKLIAHREQQNASESCSSSLRLSVLSEDQLQAAVRLAKKDLRRKRQESINSLSQKTSARPPSPDKNKTDNQQNGLCIKTRQRTTEGCPKTQTKSFKQVLVYTPQKLFQPFKAEQEQSPSSRDPGIKVISNEPQLSKEIRKLQKELETYVQRIEQLVNKGRIVESVEPDEKRRIEIRQQEQAARSARIIYVLQQQVKEIQEDLDKLRSQSVRPTNKCRAVNRLAAAHRGAVRAMKAFIHQLSDPAESRVPAQCKELGQLIRQLSLCSAKVDASQGSAVPETTLDILQKLETLDLVLSKQDSQQEPYMQSISPVRERTSRVSGRSTSIPRFPQAQTAKDARQPKKSSAPKKNRRAAGRGLKAGQIFDQERKEVLKAGIQNLVHMWELREGESRRGPEMDIPKSSSGAAHPDKRKPSVHVRDAAFQQPTVSSKLRESQLPQREASVPWIPTSPHSPVKQRRAVSSRPEPRCLFSPVKNSSQPTGAQAKSQSQGKTSTENIRDVQNGALRQACLDTVAENRQRELNQFSQEEMGDIHRLRAEAGSPTQWNEGAEQATRERLQLLLDCVQAAVSTDVEATAGAVQREDKEHDALLQDPMLDNMLLRMEEIEKDEEEVRRRFAMISYSDPLLWDMDTGAQRKHNSSRPASPQPIRLTKPAQRLTTTGDIVLQRPVETGGGSENSLMDEEPPDAVPSCPSTDRAQKKGGVRLNVPCCIQKNIQRYREEHDSYLHLVSHAAVGSFNPWAVAESLAEELIMEALAEVAREFQDVCEEYAEAIFTSEFLQPIQSPSPSVS
- the kiaa0753 gene encoding protein moonraker isoform X2; its protein translation is MSTDYQRGSPVRAAGDIHKYMENGAWVKKDSLDRIPGPQTQLLFNLSLPTNVLNRATQVGSPGPIVIEKLIAHREQQNASESCSSSLRLSVLSEDQLQAAVRLAKKDLRRKRQESINSLSQKTSARPPSPDKNKTDNQQNGLCIKTRQRTTEGCPKTQTKSFKQVLVYTPQKLFQPFKAEQEQSPSSRDPGIKVISNEPQLSKEIRKLQKELETYVQRIEQLVNKGRIVESVEPDEKRRIEIRQQEQAARSARIIYVLQQQVKEIQEDLDKLRSQSVRPTNKCRAVNRLAAAHRGAVRAMKAFIHQLSDPAESRVPAQCKELGQLIRQLSLCSAKVDASQGSAVPETTLDILQKLETLDLVLSKQDSQQEPYMQSISPVRERTSRVSGRSTSIPRFPQAQTAKDARQPKKSSAPKKNRRAAGRGLKAGQIFDQERKEVLKAGIQNLVHMWELREGESRRGPEMDIPKSSSGAAHPDKRKPSVHVRDAAFQQPTVSSKLRESQLPQREASVPWIPTSPHSPVKQRAVSSRPEPRCLFSPVKNSSQPTGAQAKSQSQGKTSTENIRDVQNGALRQACLDTVAENRQRELNQFSQEEMGDIHRLRAEAGSPTQWNEGAEQATRERLQLLLDCVQAAVSTDVEATAGAVQREDKEHDALLQDPMLDNMLLRMEEIEKDEEEVRRRFAMISYSDPLLWDMDTGAQRKHNSSRPASPQPIRLTKPAQRLTTTGDIVLQRPVETGGGSENSLMDEEPPDAVPSCPSTDRAQKKGGVRLNVPCCIQKNIQRYREEHDSYLHLVSHAAVGSFNPWAVAESLAEELIMEALAEVAREFQDVCEEYAEAIFTSEFLQPIQSPSPSVS
- the kiaa0753 gene encoding protein moonraker isoform X4; translated protein: MSTDYQRGSPVRAAGDIHKYMENGAWVKKDSLDRIPGPQTQLLFNLSLPTNVLNRATQVGSPGPIVIEKLIAHREQQNASESCSSSLRLSVLSEDQLQAAVRLAKKDLRRKRQESINSLSQKTSARPPSPDKNKTDNQQNGLCIKTRQRTTEGCPKTQTKSFKQVLVYTPQKLFQPFKAEQEQSPSSRDPGIKVISNEPQLSKEIRKLQKELETYVQRIEQLVNKGRIVESVEPDEKRRIEIRQQEQAARSARIIYVLQQQVKEIQEDLDKLRSQSVRPTNKCRAVNRLAAAHRGAVRAMKAFIHQLSDPAESRVPAQCKELGQLIRQLSLCSAKVDASQGSAVPETTLDILQKLETLDLVLSKQDSQQEPYMQSISPVRERTSRVSGRSTSIPRFPQAQTAKDARQPKKSSAPKKNRRAAGRGLKAGQIFDQERKEVLKAGIQNLVHMWELREGESRRGPEMDIPKSSSGAAHPDKRKPSVHVRDAAFQQPTVSSKLRESQLPQREASVPWIPTSPHSPVKQRRAVSSRPEPRCLFSPVKNSSQPTGAQAKSQSQGKTSTENIRDVQNGALRAEAGSPTQWNEGAEQATRERLQLLLDCVQAAVSTDVEATAGAVQREDKEHDALLQDPMLDNMLLRMEEIEKDEEEVRRRFAMISYSDPLLWDMDTGAQRKHNSSRPASPQPIRLTKPAQRLTTTGDIVLQRPVETGGGSENSLMDEEPPDAVPSCPSTDRAQKKGGVRLNVPCCIQKNIQRYREEHDSYLHLVSHAAVGSFNPWAVAESLAEELIMEALAEVAREFQDVCEEYAEAIFTSEFLQPIQSPSPSVS
- the kiaa0753 gene encoding protein moonraker isoform X6, which codes for MSTDYQRGSPVRAAGDIHKYMENGAWVKKDSLDRIPGPQTQLLFNLSLPTNVLNRATQVGSPGPIVIEKLIAHREQQNASESCSSSLRLSVLSEDQLQAAVRLAKKDLRRKRQESINSLSQKTSARPPSPDKNKTDNQQNGLCIKTRQRTTEGCPKTQTKSFKQVLVYTPQKLFQPFKAEQEQSPSSRDPGIKVISNEPQLSKEIRKLQKELETYVQRIEQLVNKGRIVESVEPDEKRRIEIRQQEQAARSARIIYVLQQQVKEIQEDLDKLRSQSVRPTNKCRAVNRLAAAHRGAVRAMKAFIHQLSDPAESRVPAQCKELGQLIRQLSLCSAKVDASQGSAVPETTLDILQKLETLDLVLSKQDSQQEPYMQSISPVRERTSRVSGRSTSIPRFPQAQTAKDARQPKKSSAPKKNRRAAGRGLKAGQIFDQERKEVLKAGIQNLVHMWELREGESRRGPEMDIPKSSSGAAHPDKRKPSVHVRDAAFQQPTVSSKLRESQLPQREASVPWIPTSPHSPVKQRRAVSSRPEPRCLFSPVKNSSQPTGAQAKSQSQGKTSTENIRDVQNGALRAEAGSPTQWNEGAEQATRERLQLLLDCVQKDEEEVRRRFAMISYSDPLLWDMDTGAQRKHNSSRPASPQPIRLTKPAQRLTTTGDIVLQRPVETGGGSENSLMDEEPPDAVPSCPSTDRAQKKGGVRLNVPCCIQKNIQRYREEHDSYLHLVSHAAVGSFNPWAVAESLAEELIMEALAEVAREFQDVCEEYAEAIFTSEFLQPIQSPSPSVS